One window of the Lepeophtheirus salmonis chromosome 7, UVic_Lsal_1.4, whole genome shotgun sequence genome contains the following:
- the LOC121121552 gene encoding uncharacterized protein, which translates to MDSPRITPTANVIGIPSIEELNTGGGGRAASPPPPLPRCDSPRPTTTTISTSRPVSVNHNIYANTPSKINTRLNQSLNANLNNSGLNSSKVSSNASPSTNGTKTSFMDSSREQSHHDLNSTQISPITSRSQRDTNSIHRQLNDNYSRRKHRHRRDNNLNATLKSRLNSSQIAKFMLMSNESGVKEMITSLGLLCIISLLLALLSLVFLLEMSPAKSKNSSQYGFDILSESSYVTVYEVTLALCALSLSLNLCCLLVCSIQFIFAIKLVKGARGRASTNAYLRDAALTRTCAIAGFFISIPIFLTGVILYTYLRFDSTSAIVTSILIGLVIVFCGAAIVHNVFIWQKEKSHSRQYSNDNNNPLAPGGPGPGNEGKSFMGLPQATLDLSGPNGTIISAKGLELSTLV; encoded by the exons ATGGATAGTCCAAGGATAACGCCCACTGCCAATGTGATTGGTATCCCCTCAATTGAA GAATTAAATACTGGAGGTGGGGGAAGAGCAGCCTCTCCGCCTCCTCCACTGCCAAGATGCGACTCTCCAAGGCCTACTACTACCACCATCTCTACCTCACGTCCTGTGAGTGTGAATCATAATATTTATGCTAACACACCCTCGAAAATAAATACTCGACTTAATCAGTCTCTAAATGCAAATCTGAATAACTCCGGTCTGAACTCATCCAAGGTATCCTCTAATGCAAGTCCTTCCACAAATGGAACGAAAACTTCCTTCATGGATTCCTCAAGGGAACAATCGCATCATGATCTCAACTCTACTCAAATTTCTCCTATTACTTCCAGATCTCAGCGTGATACTAATTCAATTCATAG ACAACTCAATGACAATTATTCTCGACGCAAACATCGGCATCGACGCGATAACAACCTTAATGCGACCCTCAAATCCCGGTTAAATTCAAGTCAAATCGCAAAATTTATGTTGATGTCCAATGAGTCGGGCGTTAAAGAGATGATCACATCTCTGGGCCTACTATGTATCATATCACTACTTCTTGCTCTTTTGTCATTAGTGTTTCTTCTTGAGATGTCTCCC gcAAAATCCAAAAACTCATCCCAATATGGATTTGATATATTATCGGAGAGCAGTTATGTAACCGTCTACGAGGTGACTCTCGCTTTATGTGCCCTATCATTGTCATTGAATCTCTGTTGTCTACTGGTATGTtccattcaatttattttcgcCATCAAGCTCGTTAAAGGAGCTCGTGGACGAGCAAGTACAAATGCATATCTCCGTGATGCAGCGCTTACAAGGACTTGTGCAATCGCAGGTTTTTTCATATCCATTCCTATTTTCTTAACTGGAGTCATTCTTTACACATATCTCCGCTTCGACTCTACTTCAGCCATTGTTACATCTATCCTAATTGGACTTGTTATTGTTTTCTGTGGTGCGGCCATTGtccataatgtttttatttggcaaaagGAAAAGAGCCATTCCAGGCAATACTCCAACGACAACAACAATCCCTTAGCACCTGGAGGACCTGGACCGGGTAATGAAGGAAAGAGTTTTATGGGACTCCCTCAAGCTACTTTGGATCTCAGTGGCCCCAATGGTACAATTATCTCTGCCAAAGGATTGGAATTATCCACGcttgtataa
- the LOC121121553 gene encoding ropporin-1-like protein, with amino-acid sequence MPCFNTSVSSNYPIQIPPEFPKILKSYTKAAIRTQPYDLLLWSASYFRCLANGEVPPIKERIEYPVQESGEAALTPGLLRILHKQIGNEGSTISKSILVRKWRGICLSQQTLENILNTGNHNDSEIDWDEFLIDATISMCVIVINVMEMLCDILTNHPEGISNYTLPDSIFLYFLTKVARKFDVKEANIEKTRTYLINVGANQGNILSVSNIKSPECPLSN; translated from the exons ATGCCTTGTTTTAACACTTCCGTCTCTTCAAATTATCCCATACAAATCCCTCCAGAATTTCCAAAAATTCTCAAATCCTACACAAAAGCAGCTATTAGGACTCAACCCTACGATTTGCTACTTTGGTCAGCCTCGTATTTCAG atGCCTTGCAAATGGTGAGGTTCCTCCTATCAAAGAAAGGATTGAGTATCCAGTTCAAGAATCAGGAGAGGCTGCACTGACTCCTG gtCTTTTACGGATCCTCCACAAACAAATTGGTAATGAAGGTTCAACGATATCAAAGTCCATCCTTGTCAGAAAATGGAGAGGGATTTGTCTATCCCAACAGACATTGGAAAATATACTCAATACtg gaaATCATAATGATTCCGAAATAGATTGGGATGAGTTCCTCATTGATGCAACCATTTCCATGTGTGTTATAGTCATCAACGTCATGGAAATGCTTTGTGACATTCTTACCAATCATCCTGAGGGTATCAGCAACTACACTCTTCCAGActctatttttctttactttttgacTAAAGTTGCTCGTAAATTCGATGTCAAAGAGGCCAACATAGAAAAAACACGAACGTATTTAATAAACGTTGGAGCAAATCAAGGAAATATACTTAgtgtatcaaatattaaatctccAGAATGTCCACTTTCAAATTGa